A single genomic interval of Terriglobus albidus harbors:
- a CDS encoding SDR family oxidoreductase, with protein sequence MAKKLEGKTAVITGGTEGIGLATAKLFVEEGAYVFITGRRQKELDEAVKAIGIDVYGVQGDVAQLADLDRLYETVSKTKGRIDIVFANAGVGEFVPLGAVTEEHFDKLFNINVRGALFTVQKALPLLNDGGSIILNGSVASVKGTAAFGVYAASKAAIRSFVRTWTTDLKDRHIRSNVVSPGPIDTPLASRQSADVIARIVSTIPMGRMGKPEEVAKVALFLASDDSSFVTGIELFVDGGRAQV encoded by the coding sequence ATGGCCAAAAAGCTCGAAGGCAAGACCGCCGTCATCACCGGAGGGACAGAAGGGATTGGATTGGCTACTGCAAAGCTTTTCGTCGAGGAGGGTGCCTACGTCTTCATAACGGGCCGCCGCCAGAAAGAACTCGACGAGGCCGTGAAGGCAATCGGCATCGACGTCTATGGCGTTCAGGGAGACGTTGCCCAATTGGCTGACCTTGATCGTCTTTACGAGACCGTCTCTAAGACGAAGGGACGAATCGATATTGTTTTCGCCAATGCCGGCGTTGGCGAATTTGTTCCCTTGGGGGCCGTCACCGAAGAGCATTTCGACAAACTATTCAACATCAATGTGAGGGGAGCGCTGTTCACAGTGCAAAAGGCCCTACCGCTACTCAATGATGGTGGTTCCATCATTCTCAACGGCTCTGTTGCAAGCGTTAAGGGCACCGCCGCCTTCGGCGTCTACGCCGCAAGTAAGGCTGCCATTCGTTCTTTCGTGCGAACCTGGACGACAGATCTGAAGGACCGTCATATTCGATCAAACGTTGTTAGTCCGGGTCCGATTGATACGCCGCTGGCGAGTCGCCAATCTGCCGATGTGATTGCGCGGATTGTGTCCACTATCCCCATGGGACGCATGGGTAAGCCCGAGGAAGTTGCCAAGGTGGCATTGTTTCTAGCGTCGGATGATTCAAGTTTCGTTACGGGTATCGAACTGTTTGTTGACGGCGGCAGAGCCCAAGTCTAA
- a CDS encoding LysR family transcriptional regulator, giving the protein MDRLDAMQTFVRVIEKGSFSAVAKERGIGQPAVSKQISALEEELGTELIHRASRSIALTEAGRDFYESALRILDDFENAASRIGRGQTAPKGLIRVTVPPTFARLHMVSKLPAFFAAYPDIAVEMSTSESPVTIIEDGFDLAIHSGDLPDSPLVARKLGQTMIVLVATPQYLARHGVPESLEDLGRFRSIVFVERSSGQPWSFGAGQDVKRVIPTGVFRTSDLEQLRMGVLEHIGIAQAPAWLFASELREGTVVRLLMPLERTVPILAVRPASRRMSAKVRIFIEHLEKTFALCFQFNPRSS; this is encoded by the coding sequence ATGGACAGATTGGATGCGATGCAGACGTTCGTCCGAGTCATTGAGAAAGGGAGCTTCTCCGCTGTTGCGAAAGAACGTGGAATTGGTCAGCCCGCTGTCAGCAAACAGATCTCCGCCCTTGAAGAGGAACTCGGCACCGAGTTGATTCACCGCGCCTCTCGTTCCATTGCTCTGACGGAGGCAGGCCGCGACTTTTACGAGTCAGCTTTGCGCATTCTCGACGACTTTGAAAACGCGGCTTCGCGGATCGGTCGTGGCCAGACCGCCCCGAAAGGCCTCATCCGCGTGACCGTTCCTCCCACATTTGCTCGTCTCCACATGGTGTCAAAACTGCCTGCTTTTTTTGCTGCCTACCCTGATATCGCAGTCGAGATGTCCACATCGGAAAGTCCTGTAACGATTATCGAAGACGGTTTCGACTTGGCGATCCACTCCGGCGATCTCCCGGACTCCCCTCTGGTTGCGCGAAAATTAGGGCAGACGATGATCGTTCTCGTCGCCACTCCTCAATACCTCGCACGCCACGGCGTACCGGAATCACTGGAGGATCTCGGCCGCTTTCGCTCGATCGTTTTTGTTGAACGAAGTTCTGGACAACCATGGAGCTTCGGGGCGGGACAAGACGTGAAACGGGTTATCCCCACAGGGGTGTTTCGAACGAGTGATCTTGAGCAGCTACGAATGGGTGTCCTGGAACATATAGGGATTGCCCAGGCGCCGGCATGGCTCTTCGCGTCAGAACTCAGGGAAGGTACAGTTGTCCGCTTACTCATGCCTCTTGAACGAACAGTGCCAATCCTTGCCGTGCGGCCCGCGAGTCGCAGGATGTCCGCCAAAGTGCGCATTTTCATCGAGCACTTGGAGAAGACTTTCGCGCTTTGTTTCCAATTCAATCCACGATCTAGCTAA
- a CDS encoding SDR family NAD(P)-dependent oxidoreductase, whose translation MATLQNKIALVTGASKGIGRATAAALAEAGAHVLVHYGRSVQEAESLVAEIQAKGGRANAISADLGTPAGALLLAERVRTVVGSQLDVLVLNAGISKSARMADYTVEDFDSLFATNVRGPFFLVQQLLPILSEGSSIVAISSAVAHTVVGKPGLENPSILAYASTKGALETLVKNWAAILGPSGIRVNAVAPGVIDTDMSNFTKTEAGREVALGMQALKRLGRPEDVADVVAFMASDRSRWITGATIPVDGGSKL comes from the coding sequence ATGGCTACACTTCAAAACAAAATAGCGCTGGTGACGGGTGCATCAAAAGGAATTGGCCGCGCAACCGCAGCGGCACTTGCTGAAGCCGGAGCACATGTTCTGGTTCACTACGGCCGCTCGGTTCAGGAAGCCGAATCTCTGGTCGCCGAGATCCAAGCGAAGGGTGGACGCGCAAACGCTATCTCGGCAGACCTGGGCACTCCGGCCGGCGCGTTGCTGCTTGCTGAACGGGTGCGCACCGTCGTCGGCAGCCAGTTGGATGTGCTTGTGCTCAACGCTGGAATCAGCAAGTCGGCACGTATGGCGGACTACACCGTAGAGGATTTTGACAGCCTCTTTGCGACAAACGTCCGAGGCCCATTCTTCCTGGTACAGCAGCTCCTGCCCATTCTAAGTGAGGGCTCAAGCATTGTTGCTATCTCCTCTGCTGTAGCCCATACGGTGGTGGGCAAGCCCGGTTTGGAAAATCCCTCGATTCTTGCTTACGCCTCTACCAAAGGTGCACTTGAGACTCTGGTCAAGAACTGGGCAGCTATTCTCGGTCCCAGCGGCATACGTGTAAACGCTGTCGCTCCGGGTGTCATCGATACGGATATGTCAAACTTCACGAAGACAGAGGCGGGGCGCGAGGTCGCGCTGGGAATGCAAGCCCTGAAGAGACTCGGTAGGCCCGAGGATGTGGCCGACGTAGTCGCCTTCATGGCTTCCGACCGGTCGCGCTGGATCACAGGAGCCACTATTCCCGTCGACGGCGGTTCTAAGCTCTAA
- a CDS encoding TetR/AcrR family transcriptional regulator encodes MGYSKSDKAETHTRIVRVAAKRFRELGLEGIGVADVMKEAGVTVGGFYKHFDSRDELVVEALATAFQDLDRWEEHTDTLTKLLESYLSEEHRDAPGTGCALGALLGDMSRASRSAKAVYTARLKRSFAHSTGLIPSNGTSDRRGRAILTISAMLGAINLSRAVSDPSLSREILERTRDQLIGMNKPAKMTLDD; translated from the coding sequence ATGGGTTATTCGAAGAGTGATAAAGCGGAAACGCACACTCGGATCGTGAGGGTTGCGGCCAAGAGATTTCGCGAACTCGGTCTCGAAGGCATCGGCGTTGCCGATGTGATGAAGGAGGCCGGCGTTACTGTCGGCGGTTTCTACAAACATTTCGATTCGCGCGATGAACTGGTGGTCGAGGCGCTGGCTACCGCATTCCAGGACCTCGACCGTTGGGAGGAGCATACTGACACGCTGACGAAACTCTTAGAGAGCTATTTGTCGGAAGAGCACCGGGATGCTCCAGGAACAGGTTGCGCGCTGGGCGCATTGCTGGGTGACATGTCTCGGGCGAGTCGGTCGGCGAAAGCCGTGTATACCGCACGACTCAAACGCAGCTTCGCACACTCAACGGGCCTTATTCCGTCAAATGGAACCTCTGATCGGCGTGGTCGTGCGATTCTCACGATTAGTGCAATGCTAGGAGCGATCAACCTCTCTCGGGCCGTGTCAGACCCAAGCCTTTCACGAGAGATTCTCGAACGGACTCGTGATCAGTTAATCGGTATGAACAAACCCGCGAAAATGACATTAGACGACTGA
- a CDS encoding SDR family NAD(P)-dependent oxidoreductase, which produces MIDLKGKRALVTGGSRGIGAAIALALAENGADVAITYQYSAEKALAVAKSVEKTGRRAVAIQADSADPEAITRAVSEAVSALGGLDVLVNSAAIGHVGTIADLDVKQYQAVMDINVRGPVLFAKAVIPHLAEGGRIITVGSALGERVPFPGITTYAMSKAALTSFTRGLSRELGPRGITVNLVQPGATDTDSNPANSAGSDFQRSLTSLGRYGEPREVANAVVFLASPASSVITGAILTADAGAIA; this is translated from the coding sequence ATGATTGATCTGAAGGGAAAGCGTGCATTGGTAACAGGAGGATCACGGGGTATCGGTGCCGCAATTGCGCTGGCTTTGGCAGAGAACGGAGCCGACGTTGCAATTACTTATCAGTATTCTGCCGAGAAGGCTTTGGCGGTGGCTAAATCGGTAGAGAAGACGGGGCGCCGCGCAGTTGCCATCCAAGCTGATAGTGCCGACCCCGAGGCCATCACCCGCGCGGTAAGCGAAGCCGTCTCAGCACTTGGTGGCCTTGATGTTCTTGTCAACAGTGCAGCTATCGGCCACGTGGGAACGATCGCGGACCTCGATGTGAAGCAATATCAGGCGGTGATGGACATCAACGTGCGAGGGCCGGTGCTGTTTGCGAAGGCAGTTATTCCGCATCTAGCCGAAGGCGGCCGCATCATCACTGTCGGCTCTGCGCTGGGAGAGCGAGTTCCGTTCCCAGGCATTACGACCTATGCGATGTCCAAAGCGGCGCTTACATCTTTCACCCGAGGTCTTTCGCGGGAACTCGGCCCGAGAGGCATCACCGTGAATCTCGTGCAGCCAGGGGCCACTGATACAGATTCGAATCCGGCGAATAGCGCAGGTTCCGACTTCCAGCGAAGTCTGACTTCCTTGGGACGCTACGGCGAACCGCGCGAAGTCGCGAACGCTGTGGTGTTTCTCGCAAGTCCTGCCTCGAGCGTTATAACAGGCGCTATCCTAACCGCTGACGCGGGCGCTATCGCATGA
- a CDS encoding NmrA family NAD(P)-binding protein, with product MTLPVVADATYVILGASGNTGSIVANFLLSKGEKVRVVGRDAGRLQRFVDKGAEAFTADLSDAAALSKAFSGARAAYLLLPPVKTREAQERESDAIAKAVNQSGLRYAVNLSSYGAQVPEGTGPVAGLHSAEEKLNAIGGLNVLHLRAAYFMENNLAAIGMIHGMGIFGNALLPDVKLPMIATRDVGDYAAQRLLHLDFSGEQTRELLGERDLSMTEATAVIGRGIGKPDLEYKQFSYDQVEQALTQMGVPPKGAALYIEMYKAINAGVLAPLEPRSSENTTPTSFERFVQDVFAVAYPGKVPNA from the coding sequence ATGACTTTACCCGTTGTTGCGGATGCAACGTATGTGATCTTAGGGGCGAGTGGGAACACCGGCTCGATCGTCGCCAATTTCCTGCTCTCAAAGGGCGAGAAGGTGCGCGTCGTAGGGCGCGACGCGGGTCGGCTACAGCGCTTTGTGGACAAAGGCGCGGAAGCGTTCACGGCTGATTTGAGCGATGCGGCTGCGCTCAGCAAAGCCTTCAGCGGTGCGCGCGCCGCATACCTGCTATTGCCACCGGTGAAAACCCGGGAGGCCCAGGAGCGAGAGAGCGACGCGATTGCGAAAGCGGTCAACCAGTCCGGCCTGCGCTACGCGGTGAACCTGAGCAGCTACGGTGCGCAGGTCCCGGAAGGCACCGGGCCAGTCGCGGGGCTGCATTCTGCGGAAGAAAAACTGAACGCGATTGGCGGGTTGAACGTTCTGCACCTGCGCGCCGCGTATTTCATGGAGAACAATCTGGCGGCGATCGGCATGATCCATGGGATGGGAATTTTCGGAAATGCGCTGCTACCTGACGTGAAGCTGCCCATGATCGCGACCCGCGACGTTGGCGACTACGCTGCGCAACGCCTCCTGCACCTGGATTTTTCCGGCGAACAAACCCGCGAGCTGCTCGGCGAGCGCGACCTGTCGATGACGGAAGCTACCGCGGTGATTGGGCGCGGCATTGGCAAACCCGATCTGGAGTACAAACAGTTTTCCTATGACCAAGTGGAGCAAGCGTTGACGCAAATGGGTGTCCCGCCGAAGGGGGCCGCTTTGTACATCGAGATGTACAAAGCCATCAACGCAGGAGTCCTCGCTCCGTTAGAGCCGCGTTCGTCGGAGAACACCACACCTACGTCCTTCGAAAGATTTGTACAGGATGTCTTTGCGGTTGCGTATCCAGGGAAGGTTCCCAACGCTTAG
- a CDS encoding DUF427 domain-containing protein has translation MQIKSSEAKEIKIPGPDHPITISPSEGKIRVTVAGKIVAESMRALRLEEKGYPPVYYLPRTDADMSLLVRTAHYTYCPYKGDCTYYSIPIGGAKSEYAVWTYEKPYEAVADVKEYLAFYPTRVDAIEVMS, from the coding sequence ATGCAAATAAAGTCGAGCGAAGCCAAGGAGATTAAAATTCCTGGACCTGACCATCCCATTACGATTTCCCCCTCGGAGGGCAAAATCCGTGTAACGGTTGCCGGGAAGATTGTTGCTGAATCGATGCGAGCACTTCGGTTGGAGGAAAAAGGATACCCGCCGGTTTACTACTTGCCGCGCACCGATGCGGATATGTCGCTGCTCGTTCGGACAGCGCACTACACCTATTGTCCGTACAAGGGCGATTGCACGTACTACAGCATTCCCATCGGCGGAGCGAAATCGGAATATGCCGTTTGGACGTATGAAAAACCGTATGAAGCAGTCGCCGACGTTAAGGAGTACCTCGCGTTTTATCCCACGCGGGTCGATGCAATCGAAGTCATGTCCTAG
- a CDS encoding nuclear transport factor 2 family protein, which yields MKSAKELMLEYTAFSLRDPKKAAEMFAEDGAFEVPYLATLGFPPQYRGRDEIAGFFQSVLEIYPDFQFENTKVLIDTPDQAFAEFEADAVSSKTGRSVHQLFFARLVAENGKIKLFREALNIFEVARANLQDSAGLF from the coding sequence ATGAAAAGCGCCAAAGAACTCATGCTTGAATACACTGCCTTCTCGTTGAGAGATCCGAAGAAGGCGGCGGAGATGTTTGCTGAAGATGGCGCCTTTGAGGTGCCGTATCTTGCGACGCTCGGATTTCCTCCGCAGTACAGAGGTCGAGACGAGATCGCCGGCTTTTTCCAATCCGTGCTCGAGATCTATCCCGATTTCCAATTCGAGAATACCAAGGTGCTGATCGATACTCCCGACCAAGCCTTTGCGGAATTCGAGGCCGATGCGGTGTCCAGCAAAACGGGACGATCCGTTCACCAACTCTTCTTTGCGCGGCTGGTTGCCGAGAATGGAAAGATCAAGCTGTTTAGAGAAGCTCTGAATATTTTCGAGGTGGCCCGGGCTAATTTGCAGGATAGCGCGGGTTTGTTTTGA
- a CDS encoding nuclear transport factor 2 family protein: MSNSSPERNKAIVLEAFETLFNKRDYAAAERFWSPNYIQHSAHIAPGRDGLFNLVRSAPETMRYENQLIVAEGDYVIAHGRFTGMGRPAAWIAADVVRFEDGLLKEHWDVLQEEATKAESVSGLPMFGETFPR; encoded by the coding sequence ATGAGCAACTCGTCCCCAGAACGGAATAAGGCAATCGTGCTCGAAGCATTCGAGACACTGTTCAACAAGCGTGACTACGCGGCGGCGGAACGCTTCTGGTCACCAAACTACATCCAGCACAGCGCACACATAGCACCAGGTCGCGATGGGCTGTTCAATCTCGTCCGTTCAGCGCCGGAAACGATGCGCTATGAGAATCAGCTCATCGTCGCAGAAGGTGACTATGTCATAGCGCATGGCCGCTTTACCGGGATGGGAAGGCCCGCCGCCTGGATCGCCGCCGACGTTGTCCGGTTCGAAGACGGCCTTCTGAAAGAGCATTGGGACGTTTTGCAGGAAGAGGCGACCAAGGCCGAATCTGTCAGCGGCCTTCCCATGTTCGGCGAGACATTCCCCAGGTGA
- the lepB gene encoding signal peptidase I, with translation MSSATKRSPVSTKPAASAKVNREETPFEALASICSVLVVGLFIMTFLAQNYVIPSGSMENTLLVGDHLVVDQITLKPPASWMPLIRYREPRRGDIVVFHKPVNQPGIDATDADGTPQYTPLVKRLIGVPGDHIHLRNGIVIVNGVAQPVGFAQPTTTDNFNEFLDDFPAIPPAAASGATESWAVNFSSYIQDGDLVVPPGMYFMMGDNRHNSLDSRYWGFVPRANIIGRPLFNYWSFKAADGQLEQTGFGHKLAWIGHVLVHFFPDTRWKRTFHVVH, from the coding sequence ATGAGTTCAGCGACGAAGAGATCTCCTGTTTCAACGAAGCCCGCAGCTTCCGCCAAAGTCAATCGGGAAGAGACTCCTTTCGAGGCGCTGGCCAGCATCTGCTCAGTTCTGGTTGTGGGCCTGTTCATTATGACCTTCTTGGCTCAGAACTACGTCATTCCGTCAGGCTCGATGGAGAACACGCTGCTTGTGGGCGATCACCTGGTCGTCGACCAGATCACGCTAAAGCCGCCTGCTTCGTGGATGCCACTCATCAGGTATCGCGAGCCGAGGCGCGGCGATATCGTGGTCTTCCACAAGCCCGTCAATCAGCCTGGTATTGATGCCACTGACGCCGACGGAACACCACAATACACTCCCCTCGTGAAGAGGTTGATTGGCGTACCGGGAGATCATATTCATCTACGCAACGGCATTGTGATTGTTAATGGTGTTGCACAGCCGGTGGGATTTGCGCAGCCGACGACGACGGATAACTTCAACGAGTTCCTCGATGATTTTCCCGCAATACCCCCGGCAGCAGCATCTGGGGCGACAGAGTCGTGGGCCGTGAACTTCTCAAGCTATATCCAGGATGGCGACCTGGTGGTTCCACCCGGCATGTACTTCATGATGGGCGATAACCGGCACAACAGCCTGGACTCGCGCTACTGGGGCTTCGTGCCACGCGCCAACATAATTGGCCGGCCTCTCTTCAACTATTGGTCGTTCAAGGCCGCAGATGGACAACTTGAACAAACAGGATTCGGTCACAAGCTCGCGTGGATCGGCCACGTTCTGGTGCATTTCTTCCCAGACACGCGCTGGAAACGCACTTTCCACGTTGTTCATTGA
- a CDS encoding MBL fold metallo-hydrolase: MRKRNSMRFAAGLLAVLASFVAIPNAALAASPQHHDQVPGFYRLKVGDLEVTALLDGSAVADPHWLQGEKTADGVLKALQNDPHMIDGNDTGYLVNTGKQLILVDAGSGTWYGGAAFGHLVANLRNTGYTPEEVDIVLITHLHVDHIGGLTTQDGRIVFPNAEVYVAKPDNDFWLSPEIAAKAPKDVQPFFQAAQGVAAPYIKAGKWHTFSDSEHIVDGMRIVPLHGHTPGHTGYEFSAQGKNILFWGDIIHAQRVQLQHPEVTVVLDADQAAAAVTRNQLLPKLASEGILIAGPHMLFPGLGRLHKEGTGYSWAPVAFTDKWEDK, encoded by the coding sequence ATGCGCAAGAGAAATTCGATGCGTTTCGCCGCCGGTCTGCTGGCGGTGTTAGCCAGCTTTGTCGCCATTCCGAACGCAGCACTGGCTGCCTCCCCCCAGCATCATGATCAAGTGCCGGGCTTCTACCGCCTAAAAGTCGGCGATCTCGAAGTGACGGCCCTACTCGATGGGTCGGCCGTAGCCGATCCCCATTGGTTGCAAGGAGAGAAGACCGCAGATGGTGTCCTAAAAGCATTACAAAACGATCCGCACATGATAGATGGCAACGATACAGGCTATCTGGTCAACACCGGCAAGCAGCTGATCCTCGTCGATGCGGGCTCCGGCACCTGGTATGGTGGCGCGGCATTCGGGCACTTGGTGGCCAACCTCCGCAATACAGGCTACACGCCGGAGGAAGTCGACATCGTCTTGATCACGCACCTCCACGTCGATCACATTGGCGGCCTGACTACTCAGGACGGACGGATCGTCTTTCCAAATGCCGAGGTCTACGTTGCCAAGCCGGACAACGACTTCTGGCTGTCGCCGGAAATCGCTGCGAAGGCACCGAAAGATGTGCAGCCGTTTTTTCAGGCTGCGCAAGGCGTCGCAGCGCCATATATTAAGGCCGGCAAGTGGCACACGTTTAGTGACTCTGAACACATCGTCGACGGCATGCGAATCGTCCCGCTGCATGGTCACACCCCCGGACATACCGGCTATGAATTTTCGGCCCAAGGGAAAAATATCTTGTTTTGGGGCGACATCATCCATGCACAGCGCGTCCAGTTGCAGCATCCCGAAGTCACGGTGGTTCTCGATGCAGACCAGGCTGCGGCTGCGGTGACACGGAATCAATTGCTGCCCAAGCTCGCGAGCGAGGGAATCTTGATCGCAGGGCCACATATGTTGTTTCCGGGCCTGGGACGGCTGCACAAGGAGGGGACTGGCTATAGCTGGGCGCCAGTGGCATTTACCGATAAGTGGGAAGACAAATAG
- a CDS encoding FAD-dependent oxidoreductase, producing the protein MSHSEDASVNPLLSEDAIAKLRTLGQAREASAGETVISQGEPMASLIVVESGNMTVEIRNHAGTSRLGDHGPNHFFGDVDLLSGRPSVISARMTEPGTLLFVPRTELKQLMASDTQLGELLLRTFILRRVELLAKGHANGVLVGSRNSVGTLRIREFLTRNGYPYSFLDLDRDKEVQSAMDAFDLTLEDIPVLILHGKEVLRNPNDAEIATCLGLNASVNPDEIRDVAIVGAGPAGLSAAVYAASEGLSAILLETKAPGGQAGSSSKIENYLGFPTGISGLELAARAYTQSQKFGAELLIARSAVQLSCAGQPYELRTSDDTSIRCAAVVIATGAQYRKLPLPNLEAYEGVGIYYGATSIEAQSCGGEEVIVVGGGNSAGQAAVFLSQTARHVHILIRRSDLSDTMSRYLIQRIEQSPKITLHSYTEIVELHGDGHLESVVLRDTRRGSRELRNIRHVYLMTGATPNTEWLRGCVVLDDRGFVKTGTDLTWDELNGANWPLQRRPHLLETSLPGVFAVGDVRSGSVKRVASGVGEGALSVHFLHLALAER; encoded by the coding sequence ATGTCTCACTCAGAAGATGCATCCGTGAATCCGTTGCTCAGCGAGGACGCGATCGCAAAGCTTCGAACTTTGGGGCAAGCCCGCGAAGCGTCCGCGGGAGAGACAGTCATCTCTCAAGGGGAGCCAATGGCGAGCCTGATTGTTGTCGAATCGGGGAATATGACTGTGGAGATTCGCAACCACGCGGGTACATCTCGTCTTGGGGATCATGGTCCCAATCACTTTTTTGGAGATGTCGATCTCCTGTCAGGACGACCAAGTGTGATCAGCGCACGCATGACTGAGCCTGGCACGCTGCTTTTCGTGCCGCGGACGGAGTTGAAGCAACTGATGGCGTCTGACACGCAGCTTGGAGAACTACTGTTGCGAACCTTCATTCTGCGACGTGTCGAGCTGCTTGCCAAAGGTCACGCGAACGGGGTTTTAGTCGGTTCCCGTAACTCCGTAGGAACACTGCGTATTCGCGAGTTTCTTACTCGAAACGGCTACCCCTATTCCTTCCTCGATCTAGATCGCGATAAGGAAGTTCAGTCCGCCATGGACGCGTTCGATCTGACTCTAGAGGACATTCCGGTACTGATCCTGCATGGCAAGGAAGTTCTCCGAAATCCGAACGACGCCGAGATTGCTACATGTCTTGGCTTGAACGCCAGCGTAAACCCAGACGAAATCCGAGATGTGGCCATCGTTGGCGCCGGGCCGGCAGGGCTCTCGGCTGCGGTCTACGCCGCGTCGGAAGGCCTCAGCGCGATCTTGTTAGAGACCAAGGCTCCTGGCGGCCAAGCGGGCTCAAGCTCCAAGATCGAGAACTATCTGGGTTTCCCGACGGGCATTTCCGGCCTGGAACTCGCAGCCCGTGCCTACACGCAGTCGCAAAAGTTTGGCGCTGAGTTGCTCATTGCACGATCAGCCGTGCAGCTTTCCTGCGCCGGACAGCCCTACGAGCTGAGGACCAGTGATGATACGTCGATCAGGTGCGCAGCCGTTGTAATCGCAACGGGCGCGCAGTATCGGAAGCTCCCGCTTCCGAACCTTGAAGCGTATGAGGGGGTTGGGATCTACTATGGCGCGACCAGCATAGAAGCCCAGTCCTGCGGTGGTGAGGAGGTCATTGTGGTTGGAGGAGGCAACTCGGCTGGGCAAGCCGCGGTGTTCCTTTCACAAACCGCTCGCCACGTTCACATTCTGATACGACGCAGTGATCTGTCTGACACCATGTCTCGCTATCTGATTCAGAGGATAGAACAGAGCCCCAAGATAACGCTCCACTCCTACACCGAGATCGTTGAGCTTCACGGAGATGGACATCTGGAGAGTGTCGTCCTAAGAGACACGCGCAGGGGCAGCAGAGAGCTCCGCAATATTCGCCACGTCTATCTCATGACCGGAGCGACGCCAAACACCGAGTGGTTACGCGGATGTGTCGTTCTGGATGATAGGGGGTTCGTAAAGACGGGCACAGATCTGACCTGGGATGAACTGAACGGAGCTAACTGGCCACTGCAGCGCCGGCCGCACCTGTTAGAAACAAGCCTTCCAGGTGTCTTCGCAGTAGGGGATGTTCGATCTGGCAGCGTGAAACGAGTAGCTTCTGGAGTTGGCGAGGGGGCACTCTCCGTGCACTTCCTCCACCTGGCATTGGCAGAGCGATAG
- a CDS encoding SDR family NAD(P)-dependent oxidoreductase, translating into MSKLANKVALVTGGSRGIGAATVKRLAADGANVAFTYAKDASAASAVVKAIELGGGKAIAIQADAANVGAVKAAVEKTVATFGRLDVLVNNAGTAIPKSFEEATQEEIDRVIDINVRGVLATTQAALKHLGDGGRIINIGSCVGERAAAPGLVPYAATKGAVKMFTQALSREVGGRGITVNNVQPGPIDTDLNPASGDWAVPQKAATALDRYGRVEEIAAMVAFIAGPESSYITGANLTVDGGMNA; encoded by the coding sequence ATGTCTAAGTTAGCGAACAAAGTGGCACTTGTTACCGGCGGTTCGAGGGGTATTGGCGCAGCGACTGTGAAGCGTCTGGCCGCCGATGGAGCAAACGTAGCCTTCACGTATGCCAAGGACGCCAGTGCGGCCTCAGCTGTAGTCAAGGCGATTGAACTCGGCGGCGGAAAAGCCATTGCAATCCAGGCAGACGCTGCCAACGTCGGGGCAGTCAAAGCTGCGGTCGAAAAGACCGTCGCTACCTTCGGCCGGCTAGACGTGCTTGTGAACAATGCCGGCACAGCCATTCCGAAATCGTTCGAAGAGGCTACGCAGGAGGAGATAGATCGCGTAATCGACATCAATGTTCGCGGCGTACTTGCTACCACACAGGCTGCGCTGAAGCACCTGGGTGATGGTGGCCGAATCATCAATATTGGTTCGTGCGTAGGCGAGCGCGCTGCTGCGCCGGGGCTTGTGCCCTATGCGGCCACGAAGGGTGCCGTAAAGATGTTTACCCAGGCTCTCTCCAGAGAGGTTGGAGGCCGGGGCATTACGGTCAACAACGTGCAGCCGGGTCCGATCGACACGGATTTGAATCCTGCCTCGGGTGATTGGGCGGTACCGCAAAAGGCCGCCACAGCGCTCGACCGCTATGGACGCGTTGAGGAGATCGCCGCAATGGTGGCGTTCATCGCCGGTCCTGAGTCTTCATACATCACCGGAGCAAATCTGACCGTTGATGGCGGAATGAACGCCTGA